One stretch of Prunus persica cultivar Lovell chromosome G1, Prunus_persica_NCBIv2, whole genome shotgun sequence DNA includes these proteins:
- the LOC18790068 gene encoding glucan 1,3-beta-glucosidase A: MAFSSRTWLLSSAVLFSIMSLSCGRVPPNSGPVKAVNLGGWLVTEGWIKPSLFDGIPNKDFLDGTELQFKSVTTGKYLAAELGGGSIIVANRTSASGWERFRLWRINETTFNFRVFNKDFVGLDVKGNGAQVVAVSKTPGSSETFEIIRKPDDSSRVRIKAPNGFFLQAKTEDLVTADYAGSGSGWGNNDPSVFVISFSGKLEGEFQVTNGYGPKKAPQVMQEHWNTFIVEDDFHFIKTNGLNAVRIPVGWWIASDPTPPDPYVGGSLLALDKAFLWAQKYGLKVIIDLHAAPGSQNGFEHSASRDGSQEWGQTDENIQQTVDVIDFLTARYARSPSLYAVELINEPFSPGASLQNVTKFYKAGYAAVRKHSSTAYVVFSNRLGPMEPRELFPLANGLKGSVIDVHYYSLFVSAFDNLTVQQNIDFIHTNRSQELNYVTTSNGPLTFVGEWVAEWKVTGATKEDYQRFANAQLEVWARATFGWAYWTLKNVNKHWSLEWMIKNGYIKLT, translated from the exons ATGGCTTTCAGTTCAAGGACATGGCTGCTAAGCTCAGCTGTCCTTTTTTCTATCATGTCTCTTTCTTGTGGGAGAGTGCCTCCCAATTCAGGTCCAGTAAAAGCTGTTAACCTTGGAGGCTGGCTGGTCACAGAAGGCTGGATCAAACCGTCTCTTTTCGATGGCATTCCCAACAAAGATTTCTTG GATGGAACTGAACTTCAGTTTAAATCTGTGACAACCGGGAAATACCTTGCTGCTGAGTTAGGAGGAGGAAGCATCATAGTTGCAAACAGAACATCAGCTTCAGGCTGGGAAAGATTTAGG CTGTGGAGGATCAATGAGACCACATTTAACTTCAGGGTCTTCAACAAAGATTTTGTGGGGCTTGATGTCAAGGGCAATGGAGCTCAGGTGGTGGCTGTTTCGAAAACACCGGGTAGCTCAGAGACGTTTGAGATCATAAGGAAGCCTGATGATTCGAGCCGGGTTCGAATCAAAGCACCCAATGGATTCTTCTTGCAG GCCAAGACAGAGGATTTGGTGACAGCTGATTATGCAGGGAGTGGTAGTGGATGGGGAAACAATGATCCATCTGTTTTTGTGATTAGCTTTTCTGGAAAATTGGAGGGAGAGTTTCAAGTAACAAATGGTTATGGTCCAAAGAAGGCTCCACAAGTTATGCAG GAGCATTGGAACACATTCATAGTTGAAGATGACTTCCACTtcataaaaacaaatggaTTAAATGCTGTGAGAATACCAGTTGGTTGGTGGATTGCAAGTGATCCAACGCCCCCTGACCCTTATGTTGGTGGTTCCTTGCTAGCGTTAGACAAAGCCTTCTTGTGGGCACA GAAATATGGATTAAAGGTCATAATTGACCTCCATGCAGCACCAGGCTCTCAAAATGGTTTTGAACACAGTGCTTCTAGAGATGGCTCTCAGGAATGGGgccaaacagatgaaaacataCAGCAGACAGTTGatgtcattgatttcttaactGCCAG GTATGCTAGGAGCCCAAGCCTATATGCAGTTGAGCTCATCAACGAGCCTTTCTCCCCAGGAGCATCTCTACAGAACGTGACCAAGTTCTACAAGGCTGGTTATGCTGCCGTTCGCAAGCACTCCTCCACAGCATATGTGGTGTTTTCAAACAGGCTAGGACCAATGGAGCCAAGGGAGCTGTTCCCACTTGCCAATGGCTTAAAGGGTTCTGTGATTGATGTCCATTACTATAGCCTCTTTGTGAGCGCTTTTGACAACTTGACTGTCCAACAGAACATAGACTTCATCCACACCAATCGGTCCCAGGAATTGAATTATGTTACCACATCAAATGGCCCTCTCACTTTTGTTG GTGAATGGGTCGCTGAGTGGAAAGTTACAGGGGCAACAAAGGAAGATTACCAAAGATTTGCAAATGCTCAATTGGAAGTATGGGCGAGAGCAACATTTGGGTGGGCTTATTGGACTCTTAAGAACGTCAATAAGCATTGGAGTCTTGAGTGGATGATAAAGAATGGTTATATAAAGCTAACTTAG